The Gloeobacter morelensis MG652769 genome contains the following window.
CCTCCTGGGTGACCCGCAGCGCCGGACGGGTGAGCGTGCGAAAGCTCTCACCGTCGCCCACCTGAAATTCGAGGCTGCTGGTCTTGCCCGTCACCCGGGTGCGGATGATCCGAAAGCGCTGCCCCTCGCATGCAAAAGTCAGATCCACGCGCGCCTCGGTCGCCCCCCGCCGCACCACATCGTCGTCGGAGTCGGCCCGCGATTTGCCCCAGAGCACCCAGGTGAGCGCCTCTAAGAGCGACGATTTGCCCGAACCGTTCGCTCCGCAGATGCAGGCGGTATGGATCCCGGAAAAGTCCAGGCGACCGTCGCGGTAGCTCAAGAAATTGCTGAGGCTCAGGTGAAGGGGAATCATGGCTGTGGGAATCTGTCCATGTCTGCAATGACTCTAGCTTGCGCCGAGCGGTTTGGAACAGCGATCGGGCGCTAGATGTTGTGTCGTCCGGCGGCCCTCCTAGAGAATAGCTCTACTGCTCCGCGCCGACGGCTGTTCGGAGGCGCCCGGCTGCCGACCAAGACGTTACACTGGCGGCAGTCGCGGGGGACAGCCGATGGTGAAGCGCCTTTTGATTGCCGGGTTGACAGGATACTTTTACGGTCGGGCGGCGGCCGACGCCCGACAGCGGGTGAATGTCTTTGCTTCGCTCGCCTTGCAGGAGGCGGAGGGAGGGCGCACCCTGGAGTGCATTCGCCAGACCAAGGCAGCCGAGATCCCCGCCTGGCTCGACGAGTTGATGCAGCGCCATATCCGCGACGAGGAGCGCCACGCCGTGATTTTCCGCCGTGCTGTGGCCGCCGAAAAGATGAGCATCGATGCCGAGAGCCCGGCGGCGGTGCAGGCTTCGGCCAGTGTCGGAGAAGGATCGATCAAGCGCTTCCACAAAAGCGAAGATCTGGCGGAAATTCCTCTGGCGGACTTGCTCGCGGGCATTTTGATCGCCGAGGAAGGGGGAGTGCGCGCCTTTCGCAGTCTGCTCCGCACCATCCCGGTGCAACTGAGCAAAACCCGCGCCGGGCTCGCATCGGTCCTGGCCGACGAGGAGCGCCACGTGCGCTACCTCACCGACACCCTGCGCACGCTGGGGGCAAGCCGCACCGCCGAGCGGATGCGCCGGCGGATCGAAAATCAGGTCTTCGATGATTTTGGCAAGATTGTCGAGCATCTGCTCTCGCGCAAGGAGCGGCCCGTGCTGGTGAAGGCGGGTGTCGATACGGAACTGGCCGGCGAAGCGCTTTAGGGCAGATCCGTCGACAACTGGCACAACAAGCTGTGGGCATTTCGATTTCGCACGCCATTGCCTTTCCCCGTGTGTGCCGCCGGGCGCCGTACATTCAAACGGGCGTGCGGCCAAGGCGCCAGGCGGCAAGCAGGAACAGCCCCAGGGCGAACAGCAGCAGTACCCCCACCTGCGGCAGGACTCCGCCGATGCCTTCGTCGCGCAACAGCACGTTTTGGTAGCCTTCCAAGGCCCAGTACTGGGGGGTGAGGGTGGCCAGTCTGCGCATCAATTCGGGCATCACGAAACCAGGTACCAAAATGCCGCCCAGGGCGGCGAGCACGACCACCAGCGCGCTTGCGATTCCCCCCAACTGCTCGGGCGTCTCGAACAGGGTGGCGATGAGCAGCCCCAGGCTGGTGGCCACCGCCGCAACGGCCAGGGTGACCAGGATGAGCGCCGGCCACTGCGCCCCCACCTGCAGGCCAAGGCCGAAGATGCCCAGGGCAAACATCAGAGCCGCCTGGACAAGATTGATCAGATAAAAAGGCAACAGTTTGCCCGCGAGTAGCACAGCAATGCTCAGGGGTGCCGCCGCGAGGCGGGTGAGGGTGCCGCTCTGTCGCTCGCGCAGAATCGAGAGGGCCAGGGCGTTGACAATGAAGAAAATACCGAAGATTGTCCAGGCCGGGACGTTCTGCTGGAGGCTACCGGGGCGCTGGGCGGGCGGGGCGCTGCCGCTCGGGTACTCCTCTTTGAGCGCAACTTCCCCTACCTGCAAATTGTCGAAAGCACCCGCCAGCGGCAAAAAAACCAGCGGGTCCGGACTTTGGGCCGCCAGGTCGTCGACGCGCTCGCGCAGACGAATGGGCAGCACCACCTCGGCCAGCGTGCGCTCCGCCGCCCCCCGGATCGCTCCCTGGATAGGAGCGAGCAACTCGCGCGGAGCGGCCGGATCGACGATGAAACCGACGCTGGGTTGCCCACCGCCCTCGGCCAGACGGCTGAAGTTGTCGCCGAAGACAACTGCCGCCGCCGCCTCGCGGCTTCTCAGGCGAGCCTCGGCCGCAGCGCGATCTGGGGCTGCCTCCAGGCGCACGGCCCCGGAGAGCCGGTCGAGGATTTTGGCGGCCACCGGGCCGCGGTCGGCATTGATCGTCAGTACCCGTGGCAATTGGCCGCGATTGTAAAGCCCGGCGAGGGCCTGGCTCATCACCAGCAAAAACAGCGCCGGCAGAATGAAAAGGGTGACGATGGCCGTGCGGTCGCCGGCCAGCAGGCGCAGATCCTTCCAGGTGAGCGCCCAGATCTGGCGCAGTGTTTTCACGGTTCGTCCCTGAGCGAGCGGCCGGTCAGTTGCAAAAAGACCGCCTCCAGACTCGATTCGACCAGTTGCACGCCCGAAACGCCGATTCCCGCTTTGCTGAGCACTTCCAGGGCCGCCACGAGCACCTGCTGGGGGCGGTGGGCGGCCATCGTCACCCGGCCACCCCCTTCTTCCTCCTGGTGCACCCCGACCACCCCCGGCAGGGCGACGAGCGCGGCGGCGGCCTCCTCCAGGGGCTGCTGCACCGTGAGCACCACCAGACCGTGGCCGGCTGCCGCCTGCAGTTGGGCCGGGGTGCCCTGGGCGATCAGCCGGCCGCCGTCCACGATCGCGACGCGCCGGCACAGCCGTTCGACTTCCTCCAGGTAGTGGCTGGTGTAGACGATCGCCACTCCCTCCCGGCTCAGTTGTTCGATGCCCTCGAAGATGCGGTTGCGGCTTTGGGGGTCCACGCCCACGGTCGGTTCGTCCAGCAGCAGCAAGCGCGGCTCGTGAATCAGGCCAATCGCCAGGTTCAATCGCCGCTGCATGCCGCCAGAGAAGCATTCGACCGGTGCGCGCCCGCGCTCGGCAAGGCCCACCACTTCGAGCACCGCCCCGATGCGGGCCGCCAGACGCCTGCCGGACAGGCCATAAAGTTCGCCCCAAAAAGCAAGATTGTCGCGAGCACTCAACCCCGGATAGACGGCCAACTCCTGGGGCACGATGCCCACCAGGCGTTTCGCCGCGCAAGCGGAGCGGACCAGGTCCAGGCCCGCCACCCGGACCGACCCTCTATCCGGCGCCACCAGCCCTGCGAGCATCTTGATGGTGGTCGATTTGCCGGCTCCGTTCGGCCCGAGCAGACCAAAAATTTCGCCCGCGGCCACCTGAAAGGTCAGGCCGACGACCGCCTGCCGGTTGCCGTAGGACTTGTGCAGGTCACAGGCGTCAAGGAGCATCAGACCATCTTAGATGGTGGCGATCCCCCACTGGGCCTCTCCCTTGTGGAGGATATGGGGTTCTTGCATTTTCCCACTTTGGAGTAAGCTTACGGCAGTGGTGGGGAGATGCCGTCGATGTGGCGCAGGCCAGTGCTGGTCGCCATTTTGCTTGCCAGCCTGGGGCTACCTGCCCCGGCCAGCGAAAATGCCCAACTGGCGCTGTGGCGGCAGGTTTCCTTTCCGCTTGAAGACTTCAGCGGCTTTTCTTCGCGCTTCGGCTGGCGCACCTCGCCCACCGGCGCCCGCCGCCGCGAATTTCATAGCGGCCTCGACATGCCCGCGCCGGTGGGCACCTACATCCGGGCCTGGGCCGACGGGCAGGTGCGCACGGTGCGCTACGACGGGCGCTGCGGCTGGCACGTCGTCGTCACCTCCGGCGATTGGACGAGTACCTACTGCCACATCAGCGCCGTGGGCGTCCAGGAAGGCAGTACGGTGCGCGCCGGGGAAGTGGTGGCGGCAGTAGGCAGTACGGGACGCTCCACCGGGCCGCATCTGCACTGGACCTTGCGCCACCGCGGCAAACTTGTCGACCCTGAACTGGTGCTGCAGGCGATGCAATTGGCCTGGCAGGGTGCGGCGGCTCCCGAGGTGGCCCCCGCCCAGGATGTCCCCGACGAAGCGCAGCAAAGTCCGCTGCCGGTGGGCGAGCAGCCGTAGGCTATCATGCGGTAGCACTGCACCGCTGAAGGCTCATGGCGCGTTCGCAGGCCCCTGGGGCGTCTCCTTTTTGCCTCTTTTACCACGAGAAGACCAAGTACTCTCCCGAAGGTCTCACCCGGCGCCGGAGTGCGCTCGACTGGTCGAAGCAGCCCACCGCCACCAAGGAGTACCGCACCGGCGAACTGCTCGATCTGAGGCCCTACCTGCCCGGCCAGGGGCTGGAGCAGGCGGACGATCCGCGCAGTCGCCTGTCGCGGGTGCTCTATCTCACCTACGGGGCGACGGCGGTGGTGCCCTACCCCGAGCGGCCTTTTTATATGCGCGCCGCCCCCTCGGCGGGCGGGCTATATCCGGCGGAAGTGTATCTGGTAAGCCGCGGCGACGATCCGCGGCTGCCGCCCGGGATCTACAACTACCAGGTGCCCAGCCACAGTTTGGTGCGCTTCTGGAGCGGGGATGTGTGGGAGGAAACCCGCGAGGCGTGTTTCGGGCATCCCGCCTTCGAGCGCGCTTCCTACGCCGTCGTGGTCAGTGGCGTGTTTTATCGCTCGGCATGGCGGTATGAAGATCGGGCCTACCGGCGGGTCTTTCTTGACAGCGGCCACCTGTTGGGCAATCTGGAACTGGCCGCCGCCCTTGCCGATTATCGCGTCCGGCTGGTCACCGGGTTCGCCGACGACGCGCTCAATGCGCTGTTATTTTTGCCGGCCTCAGAAGAAGAAGTGCTGGCGGTGGCCGTACTTGCCGAGGGGGCGGATGCGGACCCCGAAGACGGTCCCACGGCCCTGCCCTCGCCGGTGCAGTTCGATTACCCGCCGGTTCCCGAGGGCCAGCGCCTCGCTTACCTGCACGAGGTGTCCAAGCTCGTCACCGCCCCCGAAGGATCTGTGGCGGATTGCGGGACTGAGGACAAATACAACTTTCCGTTTTGTCTGAAGGTGCCGGTGGCTGGGGAAGCGCTCGACTGGCGGGGGACATTGGACGAAACCATCCTGCACCGCCGCTCCACCCGGCAGTACACCGGCGCGGATCTCAGATTTGACGAGTTGGCGGCGTTGCTCGATTTCACCTACCGGCCGCAGCGCTACGCGGATCAGGGGTTGGATCCCGACCCGCAGTACGCCCATTTGTTTTTGCTCTCGACTTTTGTGGTTGTGCTGGGTGTGGAGGGTCTGGAGGCGGGTTGCTACTATTACGCGCCCCGGGTGGGCGAATTGCGCCAGATTCGCTTCAAGCACTTTCGCCGCGAGGTGCACCACCTCTGCCTGGGCCAGGAACTCGGCCGCGACAGTGCGGCTGTCGTCATCCACACCGCCGATCTGCAGACGGCGGCGGAGCGCTTTGGCGAGCGGGTCTACCGCACGCTGCACCTCGATAGCGGCCACCTCGGCCAACGGCTCAACCTGGCCGCGATTCACCTGGGCTTGGGGGTGAGCGGCATCGGCGGGTTCTTCGACGACGAGGTCAACGAAGTGCTGGGCATCCCCGAGCAGGAGGCCGTGCTCTACATCACCACCCTTGGCCGCCCGCAGCCGCAGCGGGGCGGCGAGTGATGCACTGCTGGTCCTTCGTTGCGGCGCTGCTGTTGCTGACGGCCATCGGCGCCGCTGCCCAGATTCCCCCTGCGCCGCCGGGATCCAAACCGCTACCCAACTCTGAACTGGAGCGAGAAAGCCCGGTCTTCCGCCGCTGGATCGCCAACCCGCCGGATTTGCTCTACGACATTGAAAACGGCCAGGCTTTCCCGACCCGCCTGGGCATCGGTATCGCCTTCACCCCCAGCCGCAGCGGCGAGATTGCTTACACCGCGACGCTGCAGGATGTCGTTCTGGGGGGAACGCGTCTGAGCTTGAGCGGCGATTTTTGGCGCAGCGGCACCAGCAACCAGCAGTGGGGGGCGAACGCACGCTATTACATCCTGCCCCTTGGGTCGTACTTCAACGTCGCCCCCCAGTTCGGCTACCGCAACCTGGTCATCGACGGGATCACCCGCAACGGTCTGGAGGCGGGGGCCAAGTTTTTATTCGCCCTCTCGCCGCGGGCCGCCGATATCGCTTTTATTCCTTCGTGGGTGAGCCCCGACCAGGGTGGGGCGATCACCCGGCTATTGCTTGAGTTCGGCTATTCGCTCAATCCGCGCCTGCGGCTGACTACTACCGTCCAGTGGGTCAATTCATCCATTCGCACCGACACCAGCTTTGGGGTGAACCTTGAACTGATCGGCTTCTAGAGCGCCGGTCCAGAACCTACGCCGCTTGCGCATGCCCGGCAGGAAGGCGCGGTGGGTGGGATGGCGGATTTCCAGTGCGTGCCCGCTTTGCGTGGCGACTGCAGCGAGGGGTGTGGACGGTAGCGGCGCAGCCAGGCCAAGGGCGCACTCCTGCAAAAAAGACGGCAGGCCCGTGGGAGCTTGCCGTCGGAAGGTTTGGATTTGTCCTGGTGTAGAACTACGGAGCAGGCGAGGGAGTAGTCGGCTCGGCCACCGGCGGGATGGTCGTCGTTCGGGTGCGCACAACCTCGCCTGCTTCGTTGGTAAGGGTCTGGGTGCGGGTGGCACCGCCCTCGGGGTTGCCGGTGACGGCGGTGTCGACGGTGCGGGTGTTGCCGCCGGGGCCGGTGACGGTGCTCTGTTTGGTGAGGCCCGCGCCCTGCTCAAAATCGGCGTCCGTGGTCTTGGTGCGAATCACCTCGCCCGCTTCGTTGGTGGTGGTTTGGGTGCGGGTCAGGCCGCCGTCGGGATTTTTGGTCACCGTCGAATCGACGGTGCGGGTGTTGCCGCCGGGGCCGGTGATCGTGCTCTCTTTGGTGAGACCCGTGCCCTGCTCAAAATCGGCGTTGGTCGTCTTGGAGCGCACGACTTCGCCCTGGTCGTTGGTGAAGTTGGTCGTCCGGGAGCGGCCGACACCGGTCTCAGGGTCGTAGGTGGTGTTGACATTGCGATCGACCCCAAGGGTGTTGCCCCGGGGACCGGTATAGGTGCCGTCGTAGGTCTTGGTCACACCCTGGCCGGGGGCATAGGAGCGGTCGCGGGTGCCGTCGAAGCTGCCCGGACGGTTGAAGTTGGCCGGACGGTTAAAACCGGCGCCTGCCCGATTCAAGCCGGCACCGCCGTATCCGCCGCCGCGCCCCCGCCATTGGGCTTCGGAGGGAGTGGCGGTTGCCGCCAGCAAAAGCAGCGCAGCGGCGAGAGGGAAAAGCTTCTGCATGAAATACAACGCCTCAGTGCGTAGAACGAACTATTGGACTTGCTGCCGCCCGTGATCGTTCAAGGGCTCCCCTGATCGGTGTACTTGCCAAGCAAATGGTCCACACGCTCCCGCGTCGTCGGCGATAGGCCGGCCGCCTCCAGGGCCGCGGCAAATCCGGCGTCGAGGCGGTTGCGCAACACCACCAGCAGGCCCGCCGGCTGTCGCCAATCGCTGACCCCCAGTCGTTCCAATAGCAGCATGGCGGCGGCGGCCTGTCCGACCGCCGCCTCGGGCTGCTCGACGCTGGCGAGCGCTTCGGCCAGTGCCGCGCGCAGGGTGCCTTCCCACCATAGATCTGCGAGCCCCCCCGCCAGGGTCAGCCCCTGCTCCAGCAGCGCGACGGCCTCGCCGCTGCGGGACATCAAAAGCCGCAGGCTGCCCAATCCCGCCAGGGCGACCACCTCGGCGGGGCGCTCTTTGGCCCGGCGACTCAGTTCTAGTCCTTGCTGCAGATAGTGCTCCGCCTCGCCGTAGCGCTCCGCGTCGAGCACCTCCTGAAACTGGAGCGCCTGAGTGCGGGCATTGCCCAGGTTGGCAAGGGCGTGGGCCTGCCCCGGCAGATCGCCGCTCTGGCGCGCGTAGACCAGGGCCCGCTCGAACAGTTCGACAGCCGCGTCGAACTCGCGCAGCCGCAGGTGGGTGCTGCCCTGGTTGACCCAGTGGGCGACCCACACGCGCGCTTCGGTGAGGTTGTCCGGGTCCGCCAGTGCTTCGCGGTGCAGCGCCAGCGAGCGTGGGTAATCCCCCAACAGCCGGGCGGTGTATCCCAGCAAATTGAGCACTTTTGCTTTTTCGGCGGCCATCCCGTCCGCGCGCAGCGGTTCGCCCAGATAGGTGAGCGCCGCGCGCAGGTAAGGCCCGTCGAAGACGGCCAGCAATCCCCCATAGAGCGGAAAGTAAGGCTGGGCGGCAAAGGCGCGCAGGATCTGCAGGGCGTTTTGAAAGCTCGCTTGACTCAGTGCCCGCTGCCGCACCATCGCCTGGGCAAAATCGGCCCAGAAAATCGCAAAAGTCAAAAATGTCGAAGTCAGAATCTGCAGGCGCGCCTGCTCGCCCAGGTTGGCAAAGCGTTGCTCAAAGGAACGCACCAGATGGCGCTCGATGCGCCTGAGCAGCACGGTCAGTTCGATCCAGGCCGTTGCGTCGAATTTGTCGGCGGCACGAAAGTTGCCCGCGCTCTCGCCGCGGTCGAGCGCTTCGAACAGTGCCC
Protein-coding sequences here:
- a CDS encoding ferritin-like domain-containing protein, encoding MVKRLLIAGLTGYFYGRAAADARQRVNVFASLALQEAEGGRTLECIRQTKAAEIPAWLDELMQRHIRDEERHAVIFRRAVAAEKMSIDAESPAAVQASASVGEGSIKRFHKSEDLAEIPLADLLAGILIAEEGGVRAFRSLLRTIPVQLSKTRAGLASVLADEERHVRYLTDTLRTLGASRTAERMRRRIENQVFDDFGKIVEHLLSRKERPVLVKAGVDTELAGEAL
- a CDS encoding ABC transporter permease; this translates as MKTLRQIWALTWKDLRLLAGDRTAIVTLFILPALFLLVMSQALAGLYNRGQLPRVLTINADRGPVAAKILDRLSGAVRLEAAPDRAAAEARLRSREAAAAVVFGDNFSRLAEGGGQPSVGFIVDPAAPRELLAPIQGAIRGAAERTLAEVVLPIRLRERVDDLAAQSPDPLVFLPLAGAFDNLQVGEVALKEEYPSGSAPPAQRPGSLQQNVPAWTIFGIFFIVNALALSILRERQSGTLTRLAAAPLSIAVLLAGKLLPFYLINLVQAALMFALGIFGLGLQVGAQWPALILVTLAVAAVATSLGLLIATLFETPEQLGGIASALVVVLAALGGILVPGFVMPELMRRLATLTPQYWALEGYQNVLLRDEGIGGVLPQVGVLLLFALGLFLLAAWRLGRTPV
- a CDS encoding ABC transporter ATP-binding protein, whose amino-acid sequence is MLLDACDLHKSYGNRQAVVGLTFQVAAGEIFGLLGPNGAGKSTTIKMLAGLVAPDRGSVRVAGLDLVRSACAAKRLVGIVPQELAVYPGLSARDNLAFWGELYGLSGRRLAARIGAVLEVVGLAERGRAPVECFSGGMQRRLNLAIGLIHEPRLLLLDEPTVGVDPQSRNRIFEGIEQLSREGVAIVYTSHYLEEVERLCRRVAIVDGGRLIAQGTPAQLQAAAGHGLVVLTVQQPLEEAAAALVALPGVVGVHQEEEGGGRVTMAAHRPQQVLVAALEVLSKAGIGVSGVQLVESSLEAVFLQLTGRSLRDEP
- a CDS encoding M23 family metallopeptidase, yielding MWRRPVLVAILLASLGLPAPASENAQLALWRQVSFPLEDFSGFSSRFGWRTSPTGARRREFHSGLDMPAPVGTYIRAWADGQVRTVRYDGRCGWHVVVTSGDWTSTYCHISAVGVQEGSTVRAGEVVAAVGSTGRSTGPHLHWTLRHRGKLVDPELVLQAMQLAWQGAAAPEVAPAQDVPDEAQQSPLPVGEQP
- a CDS encoding SagB/ThcOx family dehydrogenase; this encodes MARSQAPGASPFCLFYHEKTKYSPEGLTRRRSALDWSKQPTATKEYRTGELLDLRPYLPGQGLEQADDPRSRLSRVLYLTYGATAVVPYPERPFYMRAAPSAGGLYPAEVYLVSRGDDPRLPPGIYNYQVPSHSLVRFWSGDVWEETREACFGHPAFERASYAVVVSGVFYRSAWRYEDRAYRRVFLDSGHLLGNLELAAALADYRVRLVTGFADDALNALLFLPASEEEVLAVAVLAEGADADPEDGPTALPSPVQFDYPPVPEGQRLAYLHEVSKLVTAPEGSVADCGTEDKYNFPFCLKVPVAGEALDWRGTLDETILHRRSTRQYTGADLRFDELAALLDFTYRPQRYADQGLDPDPQYAHLFLLSTFVVVLGVEGLEAGCYYYAPRVGELRQIRFKHFRREVHHLCLGQELGRDSAAVVIHTADLQTAAERFGERVYRTLHLDSGHLGQRLNLAAIHLGLGVSGIGGFFDDEVNEVLGIPEQEAVLYITTLGRPQPQRGGE